One stretch of Pelmatolapia mariae isolate MD_Pm_ZW linkage group LG3_W, Pm_UMD_F_2, whole genome shotgun sequence DNA includes these proteins:
- the LOC134623796 gene encoding butyrophilin subfamily 1 member A1-like — MSVAFISAFGQLIIPPGYLITGQSETVTPSQTIITLVGEDVILPCHLEPPSDAVSEILEWGRPDLDPRFVHVWYEGQNHLVNQNPSYKGRTSLSTEKLKQGDLSLKLSGVKPSDNGRYRCYFPSQHKESIIELLVGSLSLPTISGININTSRVVLQCESAGWYPEPELLWLDSEGNLLSAGPTETLRGPDDLYTVSSRVTVEKRYRNSFTCRVQQKDMKQSRETHIHVSAAFSKIPVHVCT; from the exons GTCAGTCTGAGACAGTAACACCATCTCAAACAATAATCACATTAGTTGGTGAGGACGTCATCTTACCATGCCACCTAGAACCTCCATCAGATGCTGTTTCTGAGATTCTGGAGTGGGGGAGACCTGACCTGGATCCCAGATTTGTCCATGTGTGGTACGAGGGCCAAAACCATCTGGTTAATCAAAACCCATCTTACAAAGGAAGGACATCTCTGTCCACTGAGAAACTGAAGCAGGGAGACCTTTCACTGAAACTCTCTGGAGTCAAACCCTCTGATAATGGCAGATACAGATGCTATTTTCCCTCACAGCACAAAGAATCTATCATTGAACTTCTTGTTG GCTCTCTTTCATTACCAACAATATCAGGAATCAACATAAACACCAGCAGGGTGGTGTTACAGTGTGAGTCTGCAGGCTGGTATCCAGAGCCTGAGCTGCTGTGGTTGGACAGTGAGGGAAACCTCCTCTCTGCTGGACCTACAGAGACCCTCAGAGGTCCTGATGACCTCTATACTGTCAGCAGCAGAGTGACTGTGGAGAAGAGATACAGAAACAGCTTCACGTGCAGAGTCCAACAAAAGGATATGAAacagagcagagagacacacatacatgtttcag CcgcattttcaaaaatacctgtgCACGTGTGTACGTAG